A region of the Gemmatimonas sp. genome:
ATGCGTCTTGATTCCGTGGCGCCGGAAACGCCCGCCAACCCCGAAGCGCACGCGCCGCGGCTTGACGAGGCGTCCTCGGCCGCCCTGCGGCTGTGGGTGGTCATGTCACGTGCGCACGCCGCCATCGCCGCGCATGCGTCGGCCGACGTGGCCCGCCACGGGCTGACGCTGGCCGAGTTCGGGATTCTCGAGGCCCTCTATCACCGGGGGCCGATGCTGCTCGGCGAAGTGCAGCGCCGTATCCTCGTCTCGAGTGGCGGCATCACCTTTCTCGTGGACCGACTGACTGTGAAAGGCTTGGTCGAGCGGCGCACCTGCGAGGCCGATCGCCGTGCCCGCTACGCCGCCCTCACGCCGGCTGGCACGGAGCTCGTGGCGCGGATCTTTCCGCAGCACGCGGCCCTCTTGACCCAGGTTATGGAAGGACTCACGGTCGACGAACAGACCACGGCGGCCGACATGATGCGTGCCATGGGGCTCTATGCTGCCGGCGGTGCGCACCCGTCCCACGACGCAGGCTGAACGACGGGGGGTTGACGCGAGCTGCCGGGCGCTTAGGTTCCTCAGTACTGAGAGTTTGTCATAAGCAATATGCGCTCTCTTCCACCTAAGTACTGAGGAAACAAGACATGCAGTGGATTCTCGACCCCGCACACAGCCAGATCCAGTTCTCCGTGAAGCATATGGGTATCTCGACCGTACGGGGCACCTTCCAGCAGTTCAGCGGCACGATTGACGAAGAGGGCGGCGTGGTGTCGGCGGTGCACGTCGACCTCGACGTGGCCTCCCTGAACACCGGCAGCGAGCAGCGCGACGGACATCTCAAGAGCGCCGACTTCTTCGACATCGCGTCCAACCCCAAGGCAAGCTTCGCGCTCACGACGTTCGAGCGCTCGGGCGACGACGTCGTGGCCAGCGGCAACCTCACGATCCGTGGCGTCACCAAGCCGATCACGCTCAAGGGCGATATTGGCGGCCCGGCGAAGGATCCGTGGGGCAATGAGAAGGTGTCGGCCGTGCTCGAGACCAAGATCTCCCGTAAGGAGTGGGGCCTCGTGTGGAACGTGGCGCTCGAAGCGGGCGGTGTGCTCGTGAGCGACGACGTGAAGCTGCACATCGACGTGCAGGCGCAGGCGGCGCCCACCGCAGCCAGCGCGGAAGCCGTTGAGGAAGTCGCCGCGGTCTGACGCATGGTGCAACGGCGTGCGTGGAGGTACGACCGCCGTGAATGCAACGGTCAGCAGGCCGCCGGTCGCGTGTTCATCACGCGATCGGCGGCCCGTTGTTTCTGCACGACACCGTCGAGGCCGAGTGCTGGCCGTGGCGCGCTGCATTCGGCACGTTGCGCGATACCACGCGCCGGCCGTCTCGGCGCGACATCACGTTAGGCTGCGACGCTTGCAGCATAACGGCGACGGGATGGGGGTTGATCGCCCGGGTGAACTGATTGTGCTCCAGCGGGTTGCGTAGGTTGGTGCGGGGCTGCACTGTCGTGCTATGCTGCGGGGAAGTGCCGGTATAGCGGCGACTACGCAGGAATCGCCTGCGGTCTAATGGGCGTTAGCGCGACCATCACCTTGAATGCGTTGATCTCCCGAGCCGGGTGACCTCGAATGCGCTGGCAACACGGAAGTGGGAACGCCGGC
Encoded here:
- a CDS encoding MarR family transcriptional regulator, encoding MATSMRLDSVAPETPANPEAHAPRLDEASSAALRLWVVMSRAHAAIAAHASADVARHGLTLAEFGILEALYHRGPMLLGEVQRRILVSSGGITFLVDRLTVKGLVERRTCEADRRARYAALTPAGTELVARIFPQHAALLTQVMEGLTVDEQTTAADMMRAMGLYAAGGAHPSHDAG
- a CDS encoding YceI family protein, giving the protein MQWILDPAHSQIQFSVKHMGISTVRGTFQQFSGTIDEEGGVVSAVHVDLDVASLNTGSEQRDGHLKSADFFDIASNPKASFALTTFERSGDDVVASGNLTIRGVTKPITLKGDIGGPAKDPWGNEKVSAVLETKISRKEWGLVWNVALEAGGVLVSDDVKLHIDVQAQAAPTAASAEAVEEVAAV